A single Acidaminococcus sp. DNA region contains:
- a CDS encoding zinc-ribbon domain-containing protein, with translation MSKFCTHCGAPLKEGAKFCSHCGAGVQDVKNGENSSARTQNQVPPLQGTKPVSSGGSNGSMALKIGAAFVVAVAIGFGTIQFMDSRNKPAETPAPAVQTEQAAETPKEAPETEPAKPVPQGPMEISRQIAREYGVKGTVEATTYGHNDNGFLIVEGGKGRRITLIDTKNHRVAYVGFRHQDELRDFYSMFQSGVNEPNGMITVDFTIDHDTHDKDEKNGDWIGDTHRISVFCDYKYQDGVVEPGMLYSGVGFRPGHYHGYLYEQKNVDMCNLLLEDLPALFVDADKHKVSFY, from the coding sequence ATGTCTAAATTTTGTACGCACTGCGGAGCGCCGCTGAAGGAAGGCGCGAAATTCTGTTCTCACTGCGGTGCCGGTGTGCAAGATGTGAAGAATGGGGAAAATTCCTCTGCTAGGACTCAAAATCAGGTACCGCCGCTGCAGGGCACGAAACCGGTTTCTTCCGGAGGTTCAAACGGGAGTATGGCCCTTAAGATTGGTGCTGCCTTTGTGGTTGCCGTGGCTATCGGCTTTGGTACGATTCAATTTATGGATTCCAGAAATAAGCCTGCAGAAACGCCCGCTCCTGCTGTACAGACAGAACAAGCTGCCGAGACGCCAAAAGAAGCACCTGAAACTGAACCTGCAAAACCGGTTCCTCAGGGCCCGATGGAAATTTCCAGGCAGATTGCCAGGGAATACGGCGTCAAGGGCACGGTTGAAGCTACGACGTACGGACACAACGATAATGGGTTCCTTATCGTCGAGGGCGGAAAGGGCAGAAGGATTACCCTTATTGATACGAAAAATCACAGAGTGGCTTATGTTGGTTTTCGCCATCAGGATGAGTTAAGGGATTTTTACAGTATGTTTCAATCAGGTGTCAATGAGCCAAATGGCATGATTACTGTAGACTTCACCATCGATCATGATACCCATGACAAGGATGAGAAAAACGGCGATTGGATTGGGGATACCCATAGAATCTCTGTATTTTGTGATTACAAATACCAAGATGGGGTAGTGGAGCCAGGTATGCTGTATTCGGGCGTCGGATTTCGTCCCGGCCACTATCATGGCTACTTGTATGAACAGAAGAACGTAGATATGTGTAACCTGCTTCTTGAAGATTTGCCTGCATTATTTGTTGATGCGGATAAACACAAGGTATCGTTCTACTAA
- a CDS encoding zinc-ribbon domain-containing protein, with the protein MSKKCIKCGAMIADDAEFCPECGTKQAKEAAEGKPAERHCPYCGAKLSADAAFCGECGKPVGAGNQAVGNGQTAQGASPAGQQGTSAGNRSYQAAPQTEQSSPMPIKKLMIALIAVAVAVVGYFVYSMAGPPSISVKAKDMVNDYVRDQAGAEKKYKGKRIEITGTVIHKSQFTNTQNYNVTIAYRGVGGKDYSIVLDVDNKNVAKVNAVKVGDFVSAQGTCVGIVAQEEPTDISVQIKADKLNE; encoded by the coding sequence ATGAGTAAAAAATGTATCAAGTGCGGAGCCATGATTGCCGACGATGCAGAGTTCTGCCCTGAATGCGGAACCAAACAGGCCAAAGAAGCGGCTGAGGGGAAACCTGCTGAGAGACATTGCCCTTACTGCGGGGCTAAACTCAGTGCGGACGCCGCTTTTTGCGGAGAATGCGGAAAACCTGTAGGAGCAGGAAATCAGGCTGTCGGAAACGGCCAAACTGCACAGGGTGCTTCTCCAGCCGGCCAGCAGGGAACGTCTGCAGGGAATCGTTCGTATCAGGCTGCTCCACAGACGGAACAAAGTTCACCTATGCCTATCAAAAAGTTAATGATTGCCTTGATTGCCGTTGCGGTTGCAGTCGTTGGTTATTTCGTCTACTCTATGGCTGGTCCACCCTCTATCAGCGTAAAGGCCAAGGATATGGTGAACGACTATGTTCGCGACCAGGCAGGGGCTGAGAAAAAGTATAAGGGTAAAAGAATAGAAATTACCGGAACTGTGATTCATAAATCTCAGTTTACGAATACCCAGAACTACAATGTCACAATCGCATACCGAGGAGTGGGCGGCAAAGATTATAGCATAGTCCTCGATGTCGACAACAAAAATGTGGCAAAAGTCAATGCCGTGAAAGTGGGTGATTTCGTAAGTGCTCAGGGTACCTGCGTGGGCATTGTAGCCCAGGAAGAACCCACGGATATTTCTGTGCAGATCAAGGCCGATAAACTTAATGAGTAG
- a CDS encoding FxLYD domain-containing protein, translating to MIKEIVSVIFVLGAIDWITSSEGEYVFHSGDSKKPEFACVDFVPVNSISTPKLGNELYVYITNQTGKKLKSAEVECKLLNQNGATIKTVKSTIDDERIMPGESFRATFSTSQDLTPINYDYIKVTKVKYTY from the coding sequence ATGATCAAAGAAATTGTTTCGGTTATATTTGTGTTAGGCGCCATTGATTGGATCACTTCAAGTGAAGGCGAGTATGTATTTCATTCCGGGGATTCCAAGAAGCCTGAATTTGCCTGTGTGGATTTTGTACCTGTGAATAGTATTTCAACTCCGAAACTGGGAAATGAACTTTATGTCTATATTACCAATCAAACAGGAAAAAAATTGAAATCGGCCGAGGTGGAATGCAAATTACTCAACCAGAATGGAGCTACGATAAAAACTGTAAAATCCACAATAGATGACGAACGAATTATGCCCGGCGAATCTTTCAGGGCGACCTTTAGTACAAGTCAGGATTTGACCCCGATTAACTATGATTATATTAAAGTCACCAAGGTCAAATATACGTACTAA
- a CDS encoding flavin reductase family protein, with the protein MKEKIEVFDYASEILKALKTGCLLTTKADGKVNTMTIGWGLLGIEFAKPTFLTLVRKSRYTYEMLQKNPEFTVNVPMGNFNRKILGICGTKSGRDVDKIAACGLHLEEPEIISVPGIKELPLTLECKIRYAQPQDGSKIPEDIRERFWPAKYGEGENFHKEWFGEIVSAYIIR; encoded by the coding sequence ATGAAGGAAAAGATTGAAGTTTTTGATTATGCGTCTGAAATTCTGAAGGCCCTCAAAACGGGCTGCCTTCTTACGACGAAAGCGGACGGTAAGGTCAACACCATGACTATCGGCTGGGGTCTTCTGGGGATTGAATTTGCCAAACCGACTTTCCTGACCCTCGTGCGCAAGAGCCGTTATACCTATGAAATGCTGCAGAAGAATCCTGAATTTACCGTCAATGTCCCCATGGGTAATTTTAATCGGAAAATCCTCGGCATCTGCGGTACAAAGAGCGGACGCGACGTCGACAAGATTGCCGCCTGCGGACTCCACCTGGAAGAACCTGAAATCATTTCTGTGCCCGGCATCAAAGAACTCCCTTTGACGCTGGAATGCAAGATCCGTTATGCCCAGCCCCAGGACGGCAGCAAGATTCCGGAAGATATCCGTGAACGTTTCTGGCCGGCAAAGTATGGCGAAGGGGAAAATTTCCACAAGGAATGGTTTGGTGAAATCGTTTCCGCTTACATCATCCGCTGA
- a CDS encoding helix-turn-helix transcriptional regulator, with translation MRKKDPNCLARQKEYGCPCKDPCPVARAMSVIGGRWKIPILCVLHVNGPTRYNELKRKTHGISNTMLAKCLKELEEDGMVTRKEYLEIPVRVEYEATERVQALSKIMDELVEWGESLDSGKKK, from the coding sequence ATGAGAAAAAAAGACCCGAACTGCCTGGCCAGGCAGAAAGAATATGGATGCCCCTGCAAGGACCCATGCCCCGTGGCAAGAGCCATGTCGGTTATCGGCGGACGGTGGAAGATTCCGATTCTCTGCGTGCTTCACGTCAATGGACCGACCCGATACAATGAGCTGAAGCGCAAGACCCACGGCATTTCCAACACGATGCTCGCCAAATGCCTCAAAGAGCTGGAAGAAGACGGCATGGTGACCCGCAAGGAATACCTGGAAATCCCGGTTCGTGTGGAATATGAAGCCACAGAACGCGTGCAGGCCCTGTCAAAAATCATGGATGAACTCGTCGAATGGGGCGAGTCGCTGGATAGCGGGAAGAAGAAATAG
- a CDS encoding TMEM175 family protein, which produces MSKGRLEAFSDGVLAIIITIMVLEMKAPEGKEWEDLISIIPTFIGYIISYTYVGIYWVNHHRLLVGAKKINGKTLWANLLWMFFVSLVPFATAWASNTGYSCVPVFLYGAILFLSALSYQVLYVTIHCAQGQDETLLNVMIGDKRNLMTLICYGATMPLAYIYVPAAYVIYIVVAALWIMPEVGNRGPEEP; this is translated from the coding sequence ATGAGCAAAGGCAGACTGGAAGCATTCAGTGATGGTGTCCTTGCTATCATCATCACGATTATGGTTCTTGAAATGAAGGCTCCTGAAGGCAAGGAATGGGAGGACCTGATTTCGATTATCCCTACGTTTATCGGATACATCATCAGCTATACTTATGTAGGCATCTATTGGGTCAATCATCATCGTCTCCTTGTGGGCGCGAAAAAAATCAATGGCAAGACGCTCTGGGCCAATCTTTTGTGGATGTTCTTTGTGTCCCTCGTGCCCTTTGCGACGGCCTGGGCTTCCAACACGGGATATTCCTGTGTCCCGGTCTTCCTTTACGGCGCCATCCTCTTTTTGAGTGCTCTCAGTTACCAGGTTCTTTATGTGACGATTCACTGTGCGCAGGGACAGGATGAAACACTCCTGAATGTCATGATCGGTGATAAACGGAACCTCATGACGCTGATCTGCTATGGGGCGACGATGCCTCTTGCCTATATTTACGTGCCGGCCGCCTATGTGATTTACATTGTTGTGGCCGCGCTGTGGATCATGCCGGAAGTGGGAAACCGGGGGCCGGAAGAGCCTTGA
- a CDS encoding helix-turn-helix domain-containing protein: protein MGVDTRKQVFCKIIGAKIRYYRTLRGIPEGGLSQMDVAKKANLHPDTVSRLERGAYNDSIPLSTLMDVADALGIDVSLLLTISDTEKKLIQWE from the coding sequence ATGGGAGTAGACACAAGAAAACAGGTTTTTTGCAAGATTATTGGGGCAAAAATCCGGTATTATCGTACGCTGCGCGGAATTCCGGAAGGTGGGCTGAGCCAGATGGATGTAGCCAAAAAGGCTAACCTTCACCCGGATACGGTGTCCCGACTGGAGAGAGGCGCCTACAACGACAGCATTCCGCTTTCCACACTGATGGATGTGGCCGATGCATTAGGCATCGACGTGTCCCTGTTGCTCACCATCAGTGACACGGAAAAGAAACTGATTCAGTGGGAGTAA
- a CDS encoding nitroreductase family protein, translating into MSILVSRMKKNLMMLRVRALLRFLFCYAPGTLNDFIVEKMENTMKNFLTLAKERYSVREYLDKPIEPEKMEKILTAAKVAPTAANHQPFRIYILKSEKALETIRSLTPCAFNAPVVLMMTYSQSEQWKHPQEQEVVAGQEDVSIVATHIMLQAWDLGIASCWVNAFPHKKTEEVFHIPEDEKVVLLMPLGYGNPEYRPTPKHTIFRDKDELVKVL; encoded by the coding sequence GTGTCCATACTTGTTAGTCGAATGAAAAAGAACCTCATGATGCTCCGTGTAAGAGCGTTATTGAGGTTCCTTTTCTGTTACGCTCCTGGTACGCTGAATGATTTTATTGTGGAAAAGATGGAAAACACCATGAAAAATTTTTTGACACTGGCAAAAGAGAGATATTCGGTCAGAGAATATCTGGATAAGCCCATTGAACCGGAAAAGATGGAAAAGATCCTGACGGCAGCGAAGGTGGCTCCGACGGCCGCTAACCATCAGCCTTTCCGGATCTATATTTTAAAGAGTGAAAAGGCCCTCGAAACCATCAGAAGTCTTACGCCTTGCGCCTTTAATGCGCCTGTTGTCCTGATGATGACGTACAGCCAATCAGAGCAATGGAAACATCCGCAGGAACAAGAAGTTGTTGCCGGACAGGAAGACGTGAGCATTGTCGCAACTCATATTATGCTCCAAGCCTGGGACCTCGGCATTGCTTCCTGCTGGGTCAATGCTTTTCCTCACAAGAAGACTGAAGAAGTCTTCCATATTCCGGAGGATGAAAAAGTTGTCCTCCTGATGCCTTTGGGCTATGGGAATCCTGAGTATCGTCCGACTCCGAAGCATACAATCTTTCGCGATAAGGACGAGCTGGTTAAGGTACTGTAA
- a CDS encoding nitroreductase family protein: MSSIDHRISVRKYKKRPVEREKIKEIIRAGMQAPSAGNQQPWEFYVVLDPEKIKALASASEYAGSAAGASVVIVPVYRKKGLLFPDFAQIDMAICQENMWLKTDELGLGGVWLGIAPLKERIDYVRKVLNLPDTLEAFSLFPVGYPDESRPQENRFHEERIHWVP, from the coding sequence ATGTCGAGTATCGATCATCGGATTAGTGTACGTAAATATAAGAAACGTCCCGTCGAACGGGAGAAAATCAAGGAAATTATCCGGGCCGGCATGCAGGCGCCGAGCGCGGGGAACCAGCAGCCCTGGGAATTTTATGTGGTTCTCGACCCGGAAAAAATCAAGGCCCTTGCTTCGGCAAGCGAGTACGCGGGAAGTGCTGCAGGAGCAAGCGTAGTCATTGTTCCGGTATATCGGAAAAAGGGCCTGTTATTCCCGGACTTTGCCCAGATTGATATGGCTATCTGCCAGGAAAATATGTGGCTCAAGACGGATGAACTGGGCCTTGGCGGAGTATGGCTCGGCATTGCGCCTCTTAAAGAGCGCATTGACTATGTCCGCAAAGTGCTGAATTTGCCGGATACGCTGGAAGCATTTTCCCTGTTTCCTGTCGGCTATCCTGACGAAAGCCGCCCGCAGGAAAATCGCTTCCATGAAGAACGTATTCATTGGGTGCCTTGA
- a CDS encoding LysR family transcriptional regulator, with the protein MYDPRLETFLHVARCGSFSKASETLYISPTAVIKQINGLEDRLGFKLFTRTHRGLVLTPAGQSLERDARYVIQYCKDSIRRAEQAMQQTEDVVRIGSSPMTPAQVLVDLWPKLEKLDSQIKFRIIPFENTPENAREILAHLGRNIDVVAGIFDETMLNLRKCQGIELTKAPICCALSLHHPLAHREFLTLEDMAGERLMLIRKGWNHYVDQLRQDLEKHHPEIKIVDFDFYDTEIFNQCDRNNALLMAVPQWENVHPMLKIVPVKWDYTVPYGLLYGFHPSRSVKRFLQAARKITDGFK; encoded by the coding sequence GTGTATGATCCTCGTCTGGAGACCTTTCTCCATGTAGCGCGGTGCGGAAGTTTTTCGAAAGCTTCGGAGACGCTTTATATCTCACCGACTGCAGTCATCAAACAAATCAACGGACTTGAGGACCGTCTGGGTTTCAAGCTTTTTACGAGGACCCACCGTGGTCTTGTGCTGACCCCTGCAGGGCAGTCCCTGGAAAGGGACGCTCGTTACGTTATCCAATATTGCAAAGACTCTATCCGGAGAGCGGAGCAGGCGATGCAGCAAACGGAAGATGTAGTGCGTATCGGGTCTTCGCCCATGACGCCGGCACAGGTGCTGGTCGATCTTTGGCCCAAGCTGGAAAAGCTGGATTCCCAAATCAAGTTCCGGATTATCCCTTTTGAAAATACGCCGGAAAACGCACGGGAAATCCTTGCTCACCTTGGCCGCAACATTGACGTCGTCGCAGGCATTTTTGATGAAACCATGCTGAACTTGCGAAAATGCCAGGGAATCGAACTCACAAAGGCACCGATTTGCTGCGCCCTTTCCCTCCATCACCCGCTGGCACACAGGGAGTTTCTTACGCTTGAAGACATGGCGGGGGAACGTCTTATGCTCATCCGTAAAGGCTGGAACCACTATGTGGATCAGCTGCGTCAGGATCTTGAGAAACATCATCCGGAAATTAAAATCGTTGACTTTGATTTCTACGATACGGAGATTTTTAATCAATGTGACCGGAACAATGCTCTTCTCATGGCTGTGCCTCAATGGGAAAATGTACATCCCATGCTGAAGATTGTCCCTGTAAAATGGGATTACACTGTTCCTTACGGACTTCTGTATGGCTTCCATCCTTCCCGGTCTGTCAAAAGATTTCTTCAGGCAGCCCGGAAGATAACGGATGGGTTCAAATAA
- a CDS encoding aldo/keto reductase: MKKRMLGKDLEVSAIGLGCMGMSHAYGAPGDKKEMTELIAEAVDLGCTFFDTAESYGTQEHPHDNEELLGNALKPYRNKVKIASKFGIGFDWASDSVNKPLIVDSRPETIRASVEGSLRRLQTDHLDLYYQHRVDPKIPIEEVAGVMSDLIHEGKITHWGLSEVKEDIIRRAHKVCPVTAIENRYSMMARWYESLFPVLEELNIGFVAFSPLANGFLTAAYTKGTHFEEKGDYRKVMPQFTEKGQEENKELIALLRDLASAKNATPAQISLAWMLAKKPYIVPIPGTRKKARLVENFGAADISFTPEELASLDGALQHIKMSAVFGGTAIKK; encoded by the coding sequence ATGAAAAAGAGAATGCTCGGGAAGGATCTTGAAGTATCGGCCATCGGCCTTGGGTGCATGGGTATGAGCCATGCTTATGGAGCTCCGGGTGACAAGAAGGAAATGACAGAACTTATCGCGGAGGCAGTGGATCTGGGCTGCACCTTCTTTGATACAGCCGAATCCTACGGGACGCAGGAGCACCCTCACGATAATGAGGAATTGCTGGGAAATGCGCTCAAACCGTACCGGAACAAGGTAAAAATTGCTTCGAAATTCGGCATTGGATTTGACTGGGCGAGCGACTCTGTCAATAAACCGCTGATCGTCGATTCGCGACCGGAGACGATTCGGGCATCCGTAGAAGGCTCCCTGCGCCGCCTGCAGACTGACCATCTGGATCTCTACTATCAGCACCGCGTCGATCCCAAGATTCCAATCGAAGAGGTGGCCGGTGTTATGAGCGATCTCATCCATGAAGGCAAAATCACCCATTGGGGGCTGTCCGAAGTCAAGGAAGATATCATTCGCCGTGCCCACAAAGTCTGCCCTGTTACGGCCATCGAGAACCGGTATTCCATGATGGCCCGCTGGTACGAGTCGCTGTTCCCTGTTCTTGAGGAGCTGAATATTGGTTTTGTGGCTTTTTCGCCTCTTGCAAACGGCTTCCTTACTGCGGCCTATACGAAAGGCACTCATTTCGAAGAAAAAGGCGACTACCGTAAGGTCATGCCTCAGTTTACCGAAAAAGGGCAGGAGGAAAATAAGGAACTCATTGCCCTTCTGCGTGATCTTGCTTCGGCTAAAAATGCAACTCCGGCCCAGATTTCCCTTGCCTGGATGCTTGCCAAGAAACCGTATATCGTCCCCATTCCCGGTACGAGAAAGAAGGCACGCCTCGTGGAAAACTTCGGCGCAGCTGATATTTCCTTTACGCCGGAAGAATTAGCCTCTCTTGACGGCGCGCTGCAGCACATAAAAATGTCTGCCGTATTCGGCGGCACGGCTATTAAAAAGTAA
- a CDS encoding RibD family protein: MNKKPFVVCHMLTSLNGKIDGSFFGNSATSAGLGQFGKIRREYKCDAVVFGTKTMQGFARGLIQPSQLKGRKPAAVEDWAGPEGEKGQSYLVALDAMGTLAYESHFVQRGSDPAQHVIEVVSEKVSGAYLNYLQEIGISYIVAGKSELDGKVILEKLNRLFGIERVALCGGGITNGTFLKDGLIDEISLVVVPVIEGSAAGTAFDELPGHVLSGETAFSLKSVDVLSKDTLWLRYAARKS, encoded by the coding sequence ATGAACAAAAAACCTTTTGTAGTCTGCCATATGCTGACGAGCCTTAACGGCAAAATCGATGGCAGTTTTTTCGGAAATTCGGCGACCAGTGCCGGTCTTGGGCAGTTTGGCAAGATTCGCCGGGAATATAAGTGTGATGCCGTAGTCTTTGGAACCAAAACAATGCAGGGATTTGCCCGGGGCCTCATTCAACCGTCTCAGCTGAAAGGGCGGAAACCGGCAGCCGTGGAAGATTGGGCCGGCCCTGAAGGGGAGAAAGGTCAATCTTACCTCGTAGCTCTGGATGCCATGGGAACGCTTGCCTACGAATCCCATTTTGTGCAAAGAGGCAGCGACCCTGCGCAGCACGTCATCGAAGTCGTTTCCGAAAAAGTGAGCGGTGCCTATCTGAACTATTTGCAGGAAATTGGCATCTCTTACATCGTAGCTGGTAAATCAGAACTTGACGGCAAGGTGATTCTTGAGAAACTGAACCGCCTTTTTGGCATTGAGCGCGTTGCCCTTTGCGGCGGCGGAATTACGAATGGGACTTTCCTGAAAGACGGCCTTATCGATGAAATCAGTCTTGTCGTCGTACCTGTCATCGAAGGAAGTGCTGCCGGCACTGCTTTTGATGAGCTTCCGGGACACGTCTTGAGTGGAGAAACCGCATTTTCGCTGAAGAGTGTGGATGTCCTTTCTAAGGATACCCTCTGGCTGCGGTACGCAGCGAGAAAGTCATAA
- a CDS encoding alpha/beta fold hydrolase, which yields MLKKFRILAAVLLSAAVVSASPVPVSLAASMKQGETAESPLLIKEQGIFSAGGTVVNSEGTFDVSHYYTSRTGSTAHVDHANVLYQVPQEEKGLPMVFLHGYGQSRMGWMTTPDGRPGWSDFFLRKGHSVWLIDEPHRGEAGGTSKAGTITAEPADQAWYTQFRIGTYINGHFTYNKGSQFPEGEEALDQFFRQMTPDTGMDNAHGDQSIDTTLVAKAVAATVDEVYRRTGKSSILVTHSQGGDPGWEATRYTSHVKAIVAIEPGGAARPQSEAYEAMLKQKIPVLFYYGDFIGDNVEGVPAAAMWSAMAKTADVFTDAYRREGGQSTVVHLPDVGIHGNSHFMFQEKNSDEIAQRIEDWIAQHASE from the coding sequence ATGCTGAAAAAATTCCGCATTCTGGCGGCAGTTCTGCTGAGTGCTGCGGTTGTCTCTGCGTCGCCTGTACCTGTTTCGCTGGCTGCCTCTATGAAGCAGGGGGAAACTGCGGAAAGTCCGCTGCTTATCAAGGAGCAGGGTATCTTTTCTGCCGGCGGTACCGTTGTGAATTCTGAAGGTACTTTTGATGTTTCTCATTATTACACGTCGCGCACGGGTTCCACAGCACACGTCGATCATGCGAATGTTCTCTATCAGGTGCCGCAGGAGGAAAAGGGTCTCCCCATGGTCTTTCTCCATGGGTACGGACAGTCCCGCATGGGCTGGATGACGACGCCCGACGGGAGACCTGGCTGGTCAGACTTCTTCCTGCGCAAGGGTCACAGCGTATGGCTCATTGATGAACCACATCGCGGTGAAGCCGGCGGCACTTCCAAAGCGGGTACCATTACGGCGGAACCGGCGGATCAGGCGTGGTATACACAGTTTCGCATCGGAACCTATATTAATGGTCATTTTACTTATAATAAGGGGTCGCAGTTTCCTGAGGGAGAAGAGGCACTTGATCAATTTTTTCGGCAGATGACACCAGATACGGGTATGGATAATGCCCATGGGGACCAGTCCATCGATACGACGCTCGTGGCCAAGGCCGTAGCTGCGACCGTTGATGAAGTATATCGGCGCACGGGAAAATCGTCCATTCTTGTGACGCATTCCCAGGGTGGGGACCCCGGCTGGGAAGCAACCCGTTATACGTCCCATGTGAAAGCTATCGTTGCCATCGAGCCGGGCGGTGCGGCACGCCCCCAGAGCGAAGCCTATGAAGCCATGCTGAAGCAAAAAATCCCTGTTCTCTTTTATTACGGAGATTTTATTGGGGACAATGTGGAAGGTGTTCCCGCTGCTGCTATGTGGTCGGCCATGGCGAAGACGGCCGATGTCTTTACCGATGCATATCGGAGAGAAGGCGGACAAAGTACGGTTGTCCACCTCCCCGACGTGGGTATCCATGGCAATTCCCATTTTATGTTCCAGGAAAAGAACAGCGACGAGATTGCACAGCGGATTGAGGACTGGATTGCGCAGCATGCTTCTGAGTAA
- a CDS encoding MarR family transcriptional regulator encodes MKEDNYILIKMHRILNQIDRETAHIAAKYDLTLSQFGVLEALYHIGDLTVGEVKEKILSSDGTIPVVVKNLEKRGLLFRTVDPNDRRRSILSLTEEGKQVISEAYPVNETMIHEQMSVWTKEEKEQLTVLLKKFRQDEK; translated from the coding sequence ATGAAAGAAGATAACTATATACTGATTAAAATGCATCGGATTCTCAATCAAATTGACCGCGAGACCGCTCATATCGCAGCAAAATATGACCTGACACTCAGTCAGTTCGGAGTACTTGAGGCATTGTACCATATCGGTGATCTTACGGTAGGCGAGGTAAAGGAAAAAATCCTTTCTTCCGACGGGACGATTCCTGTGGTTGTGAAGAATCTGGAAAAGCGCGGACTTCTGTTTCGGACAGTGGATCCTAATGACAGAAGGAGAAGCATCCTGTCCCTGACTGAAGAAGGAAAGCAAGTCATTTCTGAAGCGTACCCTGTCAATGAGACGATGATTCACGAGCAGATGTCCGTATGGACCAAAGAGGAAAAAGAGCAGCTTACAGTACTCCTCAAGAAATTCCGGCAGGACGAAAAATAG
- a CDS encoding class I SAM-dependent methyltransferase, with product MLDFAALFQKKGKYPHSLLDIGCGPCLEGEQLLARGITLTGIDQDGETIEKVRERLPEGKFITADAAFWLDKTQSRYDAILIRRPDLIFRSENWKRVFELLPSVLKPGGSVIVTTPGQSEATLCAKWLRNAAEDVRMILTGISEESFMVKANHFKKVEKQDNSKNKLIQELPWEDDQPALVCDLRTGRCTVVTNKEDE from the coding sequence ATGCTGGACTTTGCTGCGCTGTTTCAAAAGAAAGGAAAATATCCTCATAGTCTTCTCGATATCGGCTGTGGACCGTGCCTTGAGGGAGAGCAGCTGCTGGCTCGCGGAATCACTCTTACCGGTATTGACCAGGACGGGGAAACGATAGAGAAAGTGCGGGAACGACTTCCTGAAGGAAAATTTATCACGGCGGATGCGGCATTCTGGCTGGACAAAACGCAAAGCCGGTATGACGCCATCCTGATTCGGCGGCCCGACTTAATCTTTCGGTCAGAGAACTGGAAACGCGTCTTTGAGCTGCTCCCGTCGGTGCTGAAGCCCGGAGGCAGCGTCATTGTGACGACGCCCGGACAGAGTGAAGCCACGCTGTGCGCCAAATGGCTGCGGAACGCGGCCGAAGATGTCAGAATGATACTGACCGGGATTTCGGAGGAGAGTTTTATGGTAAAAGCCAATCATTTTAAAAAGGTTGAAAAGCAGGATAACAGTAAAAATAAACTGATACAGGAATTGCCCTGGGAGGACGACCAGCCGGCTCTGGTTTGTGATCTTCGCACGGGACGCTGTACAGTCGTTACGAATAAGGAGGACGAGTAA